A region of the Haematobia irritans isolate KBUSLIRL chromosome 5, ASM5000362v1, whole genome shotgun sequence genome:
aattcattttcaaaaaattttacatcacgggagataattaattttctcgtttccaaattaaataatCTGTAGCCTTTAGTATGTGGCTCATATCTAACAAATACAAATATGTTACCTTTTGTGTCCAATTTCCATCGTCCGGGACTTTTGTCAAGACCTACAGCTTTACATCCAAAAGTTTGCATAATGAGCATGTAACACAATCAATAGGATTTTCAAAATGACCTTGTAAACCACGAACCATTTTTTCGTTTtccaatttcttcaaatcatTGTAATTTAAATGTCCAAATCGTTTATGCCAAAGATTTTCCTTTTGAGTTTCGGTCGTCAACATAGCGTATtcatttttggattttatttgatataaacCATCCATAAGATGagcattaaattgaaatttattatatCGGTCAAATATTTCGGCCTTtccctttgaaaattttacggTAAAACCATGTTCAGTCATTTTTCTAACTGAAAGAAAGTTAGATTTAAATTGAGGTacatacaaaacatttttaagctTATAAGATTTGttccaaaactttatatttacatCTCCAATGGCTtgaactttaaaattttcaccagaTGCTAGCATGACATCGTCGTGGTATTCTTTCATACCTACAAATAAACGTTTATTTCGACAAACGTGGGATGATGCACCACTGTCCAATATCCAATTTGAAAGATTTGATTGAGAAATTGCTGCATTCATGACACACATAGCAGAATTGTCTCTTTTAAATTGGAACTTGCACTCTGACTTAATGTGGCCTCTCCTTCCACAATTATaacatttgacatttttatacttATCTGGCTCATTTTTGGCGATGGATTTTTTCTTctcatatttattttctttactaCGCATTCCAAATACATGATCACCGACATTAtcacctttttccagtctccttTGCTCttcctccaaaattttattttttagcacTTCGAGAGTGGGTAGAATATCTCGACTTTCGATggcaactacgaaattttctaattcCGATGGTAGACTACACAGTAAAAATATACTTAGTAATTCATCAGGAATTTTTACGTCTACATCTTTTAAATCGTCTGCCaaagaacaaaaattattaatctGAGGAGCATACTTTTCACCATGTTGAAATTTAAATCGCACAAATTGTTTAAACAAATGTACTTTTCTTGCTGGATCTTTTCCTTTGTAAACCTTCTCCAATTTTATCCAAGCGTTTTTCACAGATTTGCAAGCTTTGATGTGGATCAATTCTGATGGACGTACCGACAAAAAAAGCGTGGCTAAAGCTTTACTATCTGTAACCTTCCATGCCTCCTTTTCTTCAGCTGTTGCAGACAGACTCAGAAAGGAATCGATGACTTCCCAGTAGTCTTGAGTTATCAAGAAACTCCGCATCTGAACAGACCACGATGCATAATTTTCAGAACTTAACTTTTCAATCTTAAAATTAGAACTCATTTTTCTCCgccttttttatttgatttttccttttaaattttaactaattttttttaattaaattttttatttaacaacTATTATTCCAAAGTCTTAATTTTTGTTAACTGGATTACGCAACGGGTTCCCAACGTGATTCTGGGCCCATAACCTTTGTTGCAAATCGAACCTGAGAAAAAGATATGTGATTTCGTTTAAACAAATATAACAAGCAAGTAGTGTGATTTTATTGAATGaacatgaatgaatgaaatgacaaaTATAACAACAAATTTAGGCGGTAAAAAGACAAATGTAACATAAAGCATAATGAATAAAAACAACTTGGCAGTTAATGAAACATTGCACTTATCGATAAATctatataataattaatatgCGCAGTGGATCCAACATTTTGCCACCGCGTTCGGTACGGTAGTAGGTCAGTCTTTCTTTGGGATACatctctaaaattttattttattcaggtGTTCACTTTTAAAAGCCCTTCAAACGCAAAATTCTGCATATAAGTATCCACTCAAATTGTTTCCAAAATCACGGAATGCATCAAAAGAGTGTTCTATGATTAATTTAATCGCCTTTAGTGAATACTTGGTGCTTCTTTTCGGCACAAATTCTCTTTTCCATATAAACCCGTAAAAATTCTAGaacatttgattttaatattttaatttttcacggcCACTTCCACTGTAAATTGCATATTTTGCACTATTTCCATTTTCTAAATACTCGATGTATTCTCCATTGTTcacatcccaatttttatttgtatcaccacttttttccattgttttatgttttgttttgtattctgaaaattgaagaaattttcatcaaattaaaGAAAGAAACTTTCTTCagaattgattaaattttcttcaatttaacgaaatcttatgaaaatcgtcaaaattaatgacgatttcataaaaattgatgaatatttcatcaaaatgaagaaaatttcgtcacaatttcgagagtattgcaaaataacaaaaaaggcATATGTTATGAAACTTTCATCTAAAttgatgaaattgtctttaattctaaatttcatatatttgatacacattttcatcaaattttgtgaaatttggttGACGACACATTTCCAAAAAGTTATGAAAAGGTAATGAAATGcttatgaaacattttcatcattttttcatcaaaacagtttttcaaatgtatgaaaatttcatcagatttgATGACGAAGtgatgaagaaataatgaaaagtttatgaaacattttcatcattttttgtttaaaaattttcttcaaatatatttcaaatttcatataattaatgaacattttcatcaaTTCTTTTTTGAAATTGGTTTGATCAAACATTTCCATGAAGTTATGAAATGTTTTTATGAATCGatgaaatatttatgaaaaatttccatcatttttcatcaaaattgattttcaaatatatgaaaacgttcataaaatttgatgacgaaGTTATAAAGAAGTAATGtaatgtttataaaatattttcatcaattttttcccaaaattttattcaaatttctcaatgacttgtggcacggtgcgttgtcttagtggaacaacacttttttcttcttcatatgggggccgttttgccgcgttttcgaccttcaaacgctccaataacgccatataatagtcactgttgatggtttttcccttctcaagataatcgataaaaattattccatgcgcatcccaaaaaacagaggccattactttgccagcggacttttgattctttccacgtttcggagacggttcaccggtcgctgtccactcagccgactgtcgattggactcaggagtgtagtgatggagccatgtttcatccattgtcacatatcgacggagaaactcggggtgtattacgagttaacagctgcaaacaccgctcagaatcatcaacacgttgttgtttttggtcaaatgtgagctcgcgcggcacccattttgcacagagcttccgcatatccaaatattgatgaatgatacgaccaacacgttccctggatatctttaaggcctctgctatctcgatcaacttcattttacggtcattcaaaatcattttgtggattttgttgatgttttcgtcggtaaccacctctttcgggcgtccactgcgttcatcgtcctctgtgctcatttcaccacgcttgaattttacataccaatcaattattgttgatttccctggggcagagtccggaaactcattatcaagccaagtttttgcttccaccgtatttttttccttcagaaaacagtattttgtcaaaacacgaaattccttttttccatttttttatttcacaataacaaaagttgcttcacaaaagaagctctctcaaactaattgacttacagacgtcaaattttgacacgaatcatttaaaggttggtactatataaaaataatatgcatttaatactagcgatgcgatctatgtgtcagaccggggacttatcagccaacctgttatcaatATCCATTTTTGTACGGCAAATTGctgtttttccaaaaatttctttgcaggcaaaatttttgttaatgtcCGTTATTTTAaagcttttgtaaattttatatgtaagtGTCAACATCACATactatttcaacaaaatcgagaGTCCGTTGTTAAGGATATGCCACGAATTCTTGATTGTTTTGAAACCTTTTTCTTTTAATGGGACTTAGTTGATTCTACAATGGAGTGATAACCGCTTTCCGGGACGCTCTACATTTATGCTCATATACACAACAATTTACTGaagtttatcgaatgaatttgtATGACAACAGTAGATTTAGGTTTACgttaaatttcataaatatggAGATTATTctgaattttgttaaactttttcacatactttcatatttttttttattatccacacatttgcatatttttatttcctattgtttccctagaaaattgtttaaaatttgcaatatgGCATCTCAGTTATGTATACAAAAGAAAGATAATagagaagaagatgcagtcttgtcatagcaaaactgaaggactctgccaacaaaggttaggttaggttaggttaggtggcagcccgatgtatcaggctcacttagactattcagtccattgtgataccacattggtgaacttctctcttatcactgagtgctgcccgattccatgttaagctcaatgacaagggacctcctttttatagccgagtccgaacggcgttccacattgcagtgaaaccacttagagaagttctaCGAGTTTTTGAAAAGAGCTGCTCATTTCATTGGAACTGTCATGTCGCTTCGCTCtttttaaaaacataaaaagcgttttatgttttttcagctcatttttgagcaaaattcaAACACTGCTTAAAAGTTTCTCTACTTAATTATATAATTCATTCACACAATTGACGTTAATTCGCGGATAGATTTTCGACTGACTTGGTAGCACCATGTGTGCGCTCCTTATATACACTAAATATGACGGTTTGGAATATTCAATGGCAACGCTAGAATGTTCTACGACCATCTGGTCATTCATCTGGTAGCTACAGTGATGCCATGCGTAtggaaaaatccttttttgtacggattttttcctaaaattacaactgtagggaaaaaaggacagatttttcattttttatacaaatgtagggaaatttttccaattttcagattttactatattttgcaacaacaagagtacttttgcttaatatttaaaatattataagaTCCAAAATATATGGTAGTCAAGGCATCAACTAATTGAATACGTAATTCCCCTTCAACGATGTTATTGTAATGATATTATTTAGAAAAGGTCAGCGGTATCGTTACAAGATTGTTTTGCATTGGTATTTAATTACATGAAGTAGATTTACTTTTGCAGGAATGAACGCTTCCATTTAGGTACATAAACAGGTGATGGCTTCCCCAACTTGGTGTTTCccaatattttctaatacaaagaTCACTTCAGCAGTGCATTTGCGGTTCGCTTATATAAATGTAGAATATTTATTCCGGAATATCTTTAAATAACTGTTTTACCCTGTTTATATATGGGCAAATTACATTCATaagagtttttaattaaaaaaaatgtcatctAACATACAAAAACCATTCCAGAAAATTTAGGAAAACAACCTTTTTGTGCAAATTGGCTCACTGTTGAATTAAGGATTGACTAGAAATTGTGGAACATCTGACCTGAAGAAACACGAGGCCTTTAAAgtccacaagaaaaatgttggtagtatTAAAAATGAGCAATGATGTTGCAAAGTTTGAAATCCGATTAAAAATGTCAGTATTAATATTATTGCACATTTGGTCCCTTTATTGAAGGATATAGTCCCtgactattaattttaaagaaatatttgttattttcttgccatatttgtttgaatttagtcaattttttacCGTAGCGAAAAAtgtagggaaaaaatttttgggcgtagaaaaaaagggaatttttgTAGCTGcgtagggaattttcaaaaaacttcatGGCATCACTTGGTAGCTGTCGAACACATCAACTACTACATAGTGTAACGTGGTTTTCTTCGTGGGCTGAGGTAGGCCAGTGGCCGTCCAGGGTTGTCTTTTAAGGATCCACAAACCTTAAATAATAACACACTACTTATATACTTTTATGAGGTTTTATTGATAATTCTTGTTTATATCCAATACAATCGTGGGTAAGGGCAATGATTGGGCTGAAGGGGGGTGACGATGGCTGGTGGGGTTCTGACTATGAGTGGTGAGCTGGGTCGGTTCGGACGATGACGAAGACTCGTGCAGCGCGGGATGGTGAGTGGGCGATATTGCTTGACGGCGAGTTGACTGGCAACGATGATGAACAGGGCCGATGAATTGGCTGGTGTGACGATATTGGGCAGACGGTGTTCGTATACGAAGTTGACGATGGTGTCGGGCCGGCGGTGTTCGTGTACGTTGATGACGGTGTGGGTAGAGCCAATGATGTTCGTGTGCGGTAGTGACGATGATATTGGGCCGACGTTGATCGTGTGCGGTGATGACGGTGGTATCGGGCTGGTGTTGTTCGGGCACGAAGATGACGGTGGGGTCGTGCCGATGTTGATCGTGTGAGGTGACGACGGTGGGGTCGGGCCGACAGTGTTCGTGTACTGGGATGACGATGGTGTCGGGCCGACGACGATGATTGATTCGGGTTCGGTGATGATGGTGGGGTCGGGTCGACAGTGTTCGTGTACTGAGATAACGATGATGTCGGGTTGATGCTGCTCGTGTACGATGACGACGGTGGAGTCGGGTCGACAGTGTTCGTGTACTGAGATGACGATGATGTCGGGTTTATGATGTTCGTGTACGATGACGACGGTGGGGTCGGGCCGACAGTGTTCGTGTACTGGGATGACGATGGTGTCGGGCCGACGACGATGATTGGTTCGGGTTCGGTGATGATGGTGGGGTCGGGTCGACGGTGTTCGTGTACTGAGATAATGATGATGTCGGGTTGATGCTAATGGTGGTGTTCGTGCACGAAGATGACAGTGGAGTCGGGCCGGCGGTGCTCGTATACGAGGATGATGATGGTGACGGCCGATGGAGCTCCCGCCGGTTTCTGTAACAAAAAGAGGGACAGGGGAATACAACTGGTtgatgcggacgaaccgcgtaagcgaactaatcgcgtaagcgaacgaatcgcgtaagcggacgaaccgcgtaagcagtcgaactgcgtaagcgaacgaatcgcgtaagcggacgaaccgcgtaagcgaactaatcgcgtaagcgaacgaatcgcgtaagcggacgaaccgcgtaagcggacgaaccgcgtaagcgaacgaatcgcgtaagcggacgaaccgcgtaagcggacgaatcgcgtaagcgaactaatcgcgtaagcgaacgaatcgcgtaagcggacgaaccgcgtaagcagacgaactgcgtaagcgaacgaatcgcgtaagcggacgaaccgcgttaaGGGAAGGGTTAGTATAGAGAGGGGGAAAAGGGAAAGGATAGGAGACAAGTAGTCGGGAGTTCTACTCTACtgtgcgaacgaatcgcgtaagcggacgaaccgcgttaaGATGAATCGGTTGTTGCTTTCGGCAGCGGTCGTTGCCACTCGCTTTACTGTTCGTCAAGCCTCGGTTGATTCATCCCACTGCCGACGAAAACCCACATTCTTAAGTAGGTTGAGTCATCAACCCAATGAGAATTATCAACATGTAACTTTAACGATGTTGATGATGGAAAACATGTTTCCTTTGTACTACTTGTACTCCATGCCAGTCAATGACTACGGTTGCAATGGTTACCGTGGCCCGCAGCGACTAAATGGATACAGTAGTACAAAGGGGGAAAATGtggtatttatataaattgattaaatccaaaataaataaaatgattacGGCTGTAATGGATACCATGGCTCACAGCAATTAAAAAAGTGTGGTATCCGtataaatcatttaaataaaaagtagGAATAATATGTACGAGCAACTGGCTCGTTACAATAGATATATCTGATTATGCTCACATTACTAAAGATTTagctatatatttaaatattaaccgattttaatttggcacacattgctaaaatgttaattctactctcattgcaaaatttcaagtaaataggaATGAAACTTAGGCCTCTGGTCgtgatatgaatctaaatcgggctaaattgggagctatatctaaatctgaaccgtataGGTAACTTTTACAGGACTCAAAAGTAGATCAGTGATAAATGTATGTGGCagctatctgaaccgatttttccgaaATCAATAGGTATTGAGGTATCTTTGAGCTGAAGAAAGACCCTATGACAAATCTGAGGACgagtggacttaaactgcgagctgtactttacacacaaaaatacacaaacagatagacgaacatcgctaaatcgaattCAATTCTAATACAATCGATACACTAAACTATGGGTCTCAGACGGGTCCTCCTTGGCGTTACATATTATTATACCGCGTACCAtagtaatggtgaagggtataaaaaacaaaaaattgttaaccaATAAGTgggcttcaaaaattttaagaagtaaaatcctggtatggGTATATacccaaaattttcaaaataagagTTTGAAACATAAACCGCAAAGGAGCGCTCAGATTAATTATTCatttgactaaaatttggaTCGTAGGTTTGTTTTGTggctaaaaaatattcatattctCTTTTGAAATAATATCTGTAATTTCCAtatttacaaaagcatttttttgTGCGCCAAGTTGAAACAAGCGTGTTTTTAAAAtgtctagaaaaataaattaataaccaTGAAATGGGCAAATCATATTCCGAAATAGGTTAAATCAACCAAATCAACCGTCCAAAAAGTTGTTCATCGGTACATAAAAggaaatataattgaaaatgtaGTGTGCATATGCCAGACGTCTACAGTAACTAGACTCACGCATATGCATAAGCCAGACGTCTACGAGTTTAACTCGATTCACGCATATGCACACCCGCTATGTGCAACCGTGTGAATATGCTGACAAGGCATATTCACAGGTGTGCACCCCTAACTATAACTTAGGGATAGTTGATAAGTAAATTGTTTTTTGGTTAATTAATAAAGAGGAGACTGCACTAGAGAGTGCATCAAAATCTCTGACAAATtacgtgtttttattttaaataccatATGGCGACCGTGACAAGTGAAGTACAAATGACCAACGAAAAATTGGAGCAAGCCCAAAAACTCTTACTAAGTAAGCATAAAGAATTAAAGGAAGAGAAcgtacaagcaaacatacagccTTTGGAAAACATCAATGGTTTGGAAAATAAGGTGCAATCTCTAAAATCTGAAATAAAGAAAGAGAAGTCCAATAAATCTGGAGAAGTATATAAGTGGAAGGAAAATATGATGCAGCAGAAAATTGAAGTGACTAAAAATGCTTTTATTGTTGCATATTActaaagaatataaaaaaaaaaatcaaacaaaaacaaatttcataacAATTGCATATAAagtgacaaaatatattttaattattacatATTActaaagaatataaaaaaaatcaaacaaaaaccaattttAAACAATTGCATATGAAGTGAATAAATATACTTCAATTATAACATATTACTAAAGAATAtccacaaaacaaaattaaaaaaaatcaaaacaattgtatatgttcgttataAAATGGGCACTAAAGAgtcaaaaaatatcaacaatagccgaaatataaatttttcctttttgtctcaatttgttatacgatagaaaataatttagaaatttagttttcatttttccgttaatatttttattcccAATTCCCCCGCGTATATTTCTcttacaaatggaatggcaggatattttaacaaagttgagattcttaaaggaaatttttgataaatcgtATAAATGCCTCAATAATGACCGACCCACTAAAGATGAAACTATAGCCAAACACGTAGAAGTCTTGTTTGATTGTCTCGAGAAAATTCGTGTATTACTAAACGTACATTATTCTAGGCTTACTCAGGCGCATAAATCAGCTGCTGACTGTTTTTTCTCTGATGTTCGTGATAAGCTGGTTAATGTTTTGTCTCGAAAAAACATTAACATAGATATTCCTCTTACGCTTCACGAAGAAATCCTGTATAGCGACCTTattcaagaattaaaatcaaaCTCATCAGAAGATATCGGTAAAATGTCTCAAACAATTTCCGAGTTTCTTGGATTAATATCGAAGATTATTCCCGACTTCGATGGAAAACCCGAAAACTTACAACCCTTCATAGACTCGTTGTATTTGGTGGAATCCATAAAGGACTCCCATGAGACCATTGCAGTAAGTCTCATTAGGACAAAACTGAAAGGCACTGCTAGAAGCCTGATATCTAATGAGTCTTCAATAAGGGATATTGCCACTCGGCTAAAATCTGCCGTAAAAGGCCAGTCGACTGAAGTTCTAtctgcaaaaaattatgaatgtaaAGGGAACAAATTATGAATGAAGGGAACAAATCGGCAAATATGTTTGTATGTGAACTGGAGGAACTCACAAAGGCTCTCTCTGCAGCATACATATCTGATGGTTTATCCCAAGAACTGGCAGAAAAGTATGCGACCTTTGACGAAAAATGCGTCAAACGAAAGGGTTCGCCTCATAATGGATGCAGGCAACTTTAGTAATATGAATGATGCGGTATCATCTTCATCAGTAAGCGACGTAAGGTATTATAACACAAATTGGCTTGGACAAGGAAATAGCCGTGGGCGGGGTTACAATCAAGCCCGTAGATATAACGATAAACGTGGCCAAAGCTaccgcggtaattatagaggtcGTGGCTCGTACAATAATAATGTACGAGTAGTCATTGACGAAGGTAATCATTCGGAAAACTGGAGTCATCCCTTGGGGGAACAATAGTCCAAAAgtccaaaattttcaaagtaaacatACGTCAGAGCATTTTCGTACaagtaaaagaaaatattgagaaCAACTTTCTTACATTCTTGGTGGACACTGGTGCTGACATATCCctattaaaaca
Encoded here:
- the LOC142237717 gene encoding uncharacterized protein LOC142237717, with translation MVSITASLRATVTIATVVIDWHGVQKPAGAPSAVTIIILHQPDIIIISVHEHRRPDPTIITEPEPIIVVGPTPSSSQYTNTVGPTPPSSSYTNIINPTSSSSQYTNTVDPTPPSSSYTSSINPTSSLSQYTNTVDPTPPSSPNPNQSSSSARHHRHPSTRTLSARPHRRHLTRSTSARPHRHLRARTTPARYHRHHRTRSTSAQYHRHYRTRTSLALPTPSSTYTNTAGPTPSSTSYTNTVCPISSHQPIHRPCSSSLPVNSPSSNIAHSPSRAARVFVIVRTDPAHHS